Proteins encoded in a region of the Sander lucioperca isolate FBNREF2018 chromosome 4, SLUC_FBN_1.2, whole genome shotgun sequence genome:
- the LOC116057204 gene encoding meiosis regulator and mRNA stability factor 1 isoform X2, producing MDGLEKERAICSSRPFPWLSHPKTEASTLLWKLKDCFPTNETTSAHHTDKNNYMDSRKAVLELKDVPPPPPPPLHTSSSQSSQPFSLATLPMPPPCLPPPQLTHDSHQQQQPPPQQQQEGTSPKVSIYTHCDYCSTDGYGLLGSGGVVGSSSSIAGVVSLYMAPGSLGAPISSSSISRSGPCSVACSVASSVHQYKHHMSCGSGGEVLGPLPTIGSKPQLPSSVATSQPVSSHPYLSCCSGLLHTYPAVPLPYRQPSLFPPSAPLASSLPCVSSLPAPLHGSCLAPSGFYTCGVDCCPSARRSQRSTLGDHPTTTTITTTTTSAQFCSNPLHLNVERTVCVKGAHYCQDCLLKPTNGLASESDKVWPNVPIPQTAPIPIPICNGCGTSSDGMMLMPSASLGKTSQKYGSPENGGSENIPPVGVFWDIENCSVPSGRSAGAVVQRIRSHFFQGHREAEFICVCDISKESKAVIQELNNCQVTVAHINATAKNAADDKLRQSLRRFAETHTAPATVVLVSSDVNFASELSDLRHRHGFQVILVHGSHTSSALLQHAHRHVAFQEITADLPPRMLVKAQPSFNLLYVHNLPVNCDKSLRNAVKLRLRRLSDNCGGKVLGMAQGTAVLRFGSTEAAARARKRMENEDVFGHQISLSFSPRPRDDASPELELQSRSHHLPQTLPHTYQSQDSMFGSPPSISSSFLQLEKPRSPRRQRRATRPCHAPGPVPERPYSPRRGCSGPPGGAPAKPHQELGSLEGKTRMGFHHLEKGRAASSSPHSNGETGALEQLSKPGLTGESMYRRRRDGSYPRSVTESPVEQGDKSSGEFQISIPSAFSKLNLHRSFSPLILSQGSWSSRSVSPCLSSRSSPLLAAPRSMCPEGPPEPFSDGAEVQVANLDYRMSRKDLQQTLHDTFSRYGRVKAVELSPHTDYQLKATIQMLSLQQAISAVSGLHRYKIGGKRIQVSLITGGSSKSLVMLSTEIISILQDAPANCLPLFKFTEIYEKKYSRKLVVGDLYRLSEVVAVREQGGSRLVCLLPSSQIRQSPLGSSQSQEGSSSASGSPVVFEELEYHEPVCREHYTQQDFSEADFDPDSYKIPFVVMSLSALASEVHSLLQSHEGTLPLLSFTDCYAAKFSPLQLGNETLEGGIPLEHLITCVPSITIVTAQNGFKVIKWIHNKPPAPNSETWIQRCKSPVGNPQLIQFSREIIDLLKSQPSCIMPMNKFIPSYHHHFAKQCRVSDYGYSKLLELLEAVPHVLQILGMGTKRLLTLTHRAQVKRFTQDLLKLLKFQASKQVAIKDFMQAYHWCFSRDWRVIDYGICDLMDLLTEIPDTTITITHQDTDTVISVPKRERTVEEMERTRQFGKEVVDLLRHQPHCRMAFSKFIPTYHHHFGRQCKLSYYGFTKLMELFEAIPNILMVLECGEEKVLTLTEVERIKALAAQLVKLLRAQKNSSLPVCQLLTEYSKTFGYGLRLQGYDASSLPALLAKLCHVVKVVDGSGGREVQLINRKSLRSLTSQLLALLMSQEEEHVTRGFKVDELSQHYLTVHGAPLNPCEYGFLSLSELLKSLPYLVELYSEESDDNNKAGNTANGVNEEWVRLTRLYQFARNVRGLLHTYHYNQIFLTEFQGAYNKFTGCSLEPRSYGYTSTDELLSAIPQVVWIKGHGHKRIIVLKNDMKARASPSIPNSPQPEENTESPRDSPISNATSGTQSPGGDAAVESELLCLTSAVDLLCGPVPSCLPSPQLHPVPLQETDLIHFEEKIPTVSDEPDAVAVADSTPDPPGPTGGTDDSAVPKPPPPSDMKTPLSMDSPSRRATRSRIKLAANFSFTAGL from the exons TAGCAGTAGCAGCATCGCTGGTGTTGTCTCACTCTATATGGCCCCAGGCTCTCTGGGAGCacccatcagcagcagcagtattaGTAGGTCTGGCCCTTGCTCTGTAGCCTGCTCTGTAGCCTCATCTGTTCATCAGTATAAACATCACATGAGCTGTGGAAGTGGAGGTGAAGTTCTTGGTCCTTTGCCCACTATTGGTAGCAAACCCCAGCTGCCCTCTTCTGTTGCTACCTCTCAGCCTGTTTCATCACACCCCTAcctctcctgctgctcagggctTCTCCACACCTACCCAGCTGTACCTCTTCCATACAGGCAACCCAGCCTGTTTCCTCCCTCGGCACCTCTGGCTTCCTCCCTCCCCTGTGTTTCCTCTTTACCTGCTCCCTTGCATGGCTCTTGCCTTGCCCCTTCTGGCTTCTACACCTGTGGTGTGGACTGCTGCCCATCAGCCAGAAGATCCCAGAGAAGCACACTTGGTGATCACCCAACCACCACCACTATCACCACTACAACCACCTCAGCACAATTCTGCTCTAATCCTTTGCACCTAAATGTAGAACGCACGGTTTGTGTGAAGGGAGCACACTACTGCCAGGATTGCCTGTTGAAG CCCACGAATGGTCTGGCGTCAGAGTCGGACAAGGTGTGGCCCAATGTTCCTATTCCCCAGACTGCTCCTATCCCTATCCCCATTTGTAATGGCTGTGGCACCTCCTCTGATGGCATGATGCTCATGCCATCGGCCAGCCTTGGCAAGACCAGCCAGAAGTATG GTTCGCCAGAGAATGGTGGTTCTGAGAACATCCCTCCGGTGGGTGTCTTCTGGGACATTGAGAACTGCAGCGTGCCCAGCGGTCGCTCTGCTGGAGCTGTGGTCCAGCGTATTCGCAGCCATTTCTTTCAGGGCCACCGTGAGGCAGAGTTCATTTGCGTCTGTGATATCAGCAAGGAGAGTAAAGCTGTCATCCAAGAGCTCAACAACTGCCAG GTCACTGTTGCACATATCAACGCCACAGCCAAGAATGCTGCAGATGACAAGCTTCGCCAGAGCCTACGACGCTTTGCTGAGACCCACACTGCACCTGCGACTGTTGTATTAGTATCCT CGGATGTGAACTTTGCAAGTGAGCTGAGTGACCTGCGCCATCGCCATGGTTTCCAGGTAATCCTGGTCCATGGCAGCCATACATCTTCAGCCCTACTGCAGCACGCCCACCGCCATGTGGCCTTCCAGGAGATCACAGCTGATCTGCCACCACGTATGCTTGTCAAAGCACAG CCCAGTTTCAACCTCCTCTATGTGCACAACCTCCCTGTCAACTGTGACAAGAGCCTGCGGAACGCTGTGAAGCTCAGGCTGCGCCGCCTGTCAGACAACTGTGGTGGCAAGGTGCTGGGCATGGCCCAGGGCACAGCAGTCCTCCGTTTTGGCAGCACTGAGGCGGCTGCGCGTGCCCGCAAGCGAATGGAGAATGAGGATGTGTTTGGCCACCAAATCAGCCTTTCCTTCTCCCCACGGCCCAGAGACGATGCAAGTCCTGAGCTTGAGCTTCAGTCTCGGTCCCATCACTTGCCTCAGACTCTGCCCCACACATATCAAAGCCAGGATTCAATGTTCGGCTCTCCCCCATCCATATCCTCCTCCTTTCTGCAACTGGAGAAGCCCAGGTCACCCAGGAGGCAACGGCGAGCAACCCGCCCGTGCCACGCCCCTGGCCCAGTGCCCGAAAGGCCCTACAGCCCCAGGAGAGGGTGCAGTGGGCCTCCCGGTGGTGCTCCAGCCAAGCCCCATCAG GAACTGGGTAGTTTGGAGGGCAAGACCAGAATGGGCTTCCACCACCTGGAGAAAGGCCGTGCTGCTTCCTCTTCCCCTCACAGTAATGGTGAGACAGGAGCCCTGGAGCAGCTGTCCAAGCCTGGCCTTACTGGAGAATCTATGTACAGAAGGAG ACGAGATGGCTCCTACCCTCGCAGTGTGACTGAATCCCCTGTAGAACAAGGGGACAAGAGCTCAGGGGAGTTCCAGATTAGCATTCCCTCAGCTTTCAGCAAGTTGAACCTGCACAGGAGCTTCAGTCCCCTCATCCTGTCCCAGGGCTCCTGGTCATCCAG GAGTGTGTCGCCCTGCCTGTCCAGCCGGTCCTCGCCCCTTCTGGCTGCCCCTCGTAGCATGTGTCCGGAAGGTCCTCCTGAGCCTTTCTCAGATGGGGCAGAGGTCCAGGTGGCCAATCTGGACTACAGAATGTCCCGCAAGGATCTGCAGCAGACACTGCATGACACCTTCTCTCGTTATGGGCGG gTGAAAGCTGTGGAGCTTAGCCCCCACACTGACTATCAGTTGAAGGCCACAATCCAGATGTTGTCCCTGCAGCAGGCCATAAGTGCTGTCAGTGGCCTGCACCGCTATAAGATCGGAGGCAAGCGCATTCAGGTGTCTCTGATCACTGGTGGTAGCAGCAAATCCCTTGTCATGCTCAG CACAGAGATCATCAGCATTCTTCAGGATGCGCCCGCAAATTGCCTTCCCCTCTTCAAGTTTACAGAGATCTATGAGAAGAA atATTCGCGTAAACTTGTTGTTGGGGATCTGTACAGGCTATCAGAGGTGGTGGCAGTGCGGGAACAGGGAGGCTCAAGACTTGTGTGCCTACTGCCCAGCAGCCAAATACGTCAGAGTCCACTGGGATCTTCCCAGTCCCAGGAGGGCTCCTCTTCTGCTAGCGGCAGCCCCGTAGTGTTTGAGGAGCTGGAGTACCATGAACCTGTTTGCAGAGAGCACTACACACAGCAGGACTTCAG TGAGGCTGACTTTGACCCTGACTCCTATAAAATACCTTTTGTTGTGATGTCTCTGAGCGCCTTAGCATCTGAGGTCCACAGTCTGTTGCAGTCACATGAGGGGACTCTTCCATTACTCAG TTTTACAGACTGCTATGCAGCGAAATTCAGCCCCCTGCAGCTGGGCAACGAGACACTGGAGGGTGGTATTCCTCTGGAGCATCTCATTACATGTGTTCCCAGTATCACAATAGTCACAGCTCAGAATGGCTTCAAAGTCATCAAGTGGATCCACAACAAACCACCAGCACCAAACTCTG AAACGTGGATTCAGCGCTGCAAGAGTCCGGTTGGCAACCCACAGCTCATCCAATTCAGCCGAGAGATTATTGACCTGTTGAAGAGTCAGCCTTCTTGCATCATGCCAATGAACAAGTTCATACCATCATACCACCATCACTTTGCCAAGCAGTGCCGTGTCTCTGACTATGGCTACTCCAAGCTGCTGGAGCTTCTGGAGGCCGTGCCACATGTTCTGCAG ATCTTGGGTATGGGTACCAAGCGTTTACTGACCCTGACTCATCGTGCTCAAGTGAAGCGCTTCACCCAAGACCTGCTCAAACTGCTTAAATTTCAAGCCAGCAAACAAGTGGCGATCAAGGACTTCATGCAGGCGTACCATTG GTGCTTCTCCAGAGACTGGAGGGTAATCGATTATGGCATATGTGACTTGATGGACCTGCTGACAGAGATCCCTGACACCACCATCACTATTACACATCAGGACACAGACACCGTCATCTCAGTTCCCAAGAGAG AGCGTACTGTGGAGGAAATGGAGCGCACTAGGCAGTTTGGGAAGGAGGTGGTGGACCTTCTTCGTCACCAGCCTCACTGCCGAATGGCCTTCAGTAAGTTCATACCCACCTACCACCATCACTTCGGTCGTCAGTGCAAACTCAGCTACTACGGCTTCACCAAGCTCATGGAGCTCTTCGAGGCAATCCCCAACATACTGATG GTGTTGGAGTGTGGTGAGGAGAAAGTGCTGACTCTGACAGAAGTGGAGCGTATCAAGGCGCTGGCCGCTCAGCTGGTCAAGCTGCTTCGGGCTCAGAAAAACTCCAGTCTTCCTGTCTGCCAGCTGCTCACAGAATACAGCAAGACCTTTGGTTATGGTCTACGCCTGCAGGGCTATGATGCCAGCTCCCTGCCGGCTCTGCTGGCCAAACTCTGCCATGTTGTCAAG GTGGTGGATGGCTCGGGGGGTCGGGAAGTGCAGTTGATCAATAGGAAGTCTTTGCGCTCACTGACCTCCCAGCTACTGGCTCTGCTCATGTCCCAAGAGGAGGAGCACGTCACCAGGGGTTTCAAAGTGGATGAGCTGAGCCAGCATTACCTGACTGTCCATGGAGCCCCTCTCAACCCATGTGAATATGGGTTCCTGTCCCTCAGCGAGTTACTCAAGAGCCTGCCCTACCTTGTGGAG TTGTACAGTGAAGAAAGTGATGACAACAACAAAGCTGGCAACACTGCCAATGGTGTCAATGAGGAGTGGGTGAGGCTGACCAGGCTTTACCAGTTTGCCCGTAACGTACGTGGCCTGCTCCACACCTACCATTACAACCAGATCTTCCTGACTGAGTTCCAGGGGGCTTATAACAAATTTACAGGCTGCAGCCTTGAACCACGTTCCTACGGATACACCAGCACTGATGAGCTGCTCAGCGCCATTCCACAG GTGGTCTGGATCAAAGGGCACGGTCACAAGAGGATTATCGTTTTGAAGAACGATATGAAAG cAAGGGCAAGCCCTTCAATCCCCAACAGCCCCCAGCCAGAAGAGAACACGGAGAGCCCGAGAGACAGCCCGATTAGCAACGCAACATCTGGAACCCAGAGTCCAG GTGGCGATGCAGCGGTAGAATCGGAGCTGCTGTGTCTGACATCAGCAGTAGACCTACTGTGTGGTCCTGTACCATCCTGCCTACCGTCACCTCAGCTCCACCCTGTTCCCCTCCAGGAGACGGACCTGATTCACTTTGAGGAGAAAATTCCAACGG tGAGTGACGAACCTGATGCTGTAGCGGTTGCTGACAGCACACCTGATCCACCTGGGCCAACTGGCGGCACAGACGACTCTGCAGTCCCCAAGCCTCCGCCCCCCTCTGACATGAAGACCCCCTTGTCCATGGACAGTCCCAGCAGAAGAGCCACACGCAGCAGAATTAAGCTAGCTGCCAACTTCTCATTCACAGCAGGTCTCTGA
- the LOC116057204 gene encoding meiosis regulator and mRNA stability factor 1 isoform X1, with the protein MDGLEKERAICSSRPFPWLSHPKTEASTLLWKLKDCFPTNETTSAHHTDKNNYMDSRKAVLELKDVPPPPPPPLHTSSSQSSQPFSLATLPMPPPCLPPPQLTHDSHQQQQPPPQQQQEGTSPKVSIYTHCDYCSTDGYGLLGSGGVVGSSSSIAGVVSLYMAPGSLGAPISSSSISRSGPCSVACSVASSVHQYKHHMSCGSGGEVLGPLPTIGSKPQLPSSVATSQPVSSHPYLSCCSGLLHTYPAVPLPYRQPSLFPPSAPLASSLPCVSSLPAPLHGSCLAPSGFYTCGVDCCPSARRSQRSTLGDHPTTTTITTTTTSAQFCSNPLHLNVERTVCVKGAHYCQDCLLKPTNGLASESDKVWPNVPIPQTAPIPIPICNGCGTSSDGMMLMPSASLGKTSQKYGSPENGGSENIPPVGVFWDIENCSVPSGRSAGAVVQRIRSHFFQGHREAEFICVCDISKESKAVIQELNNCQVTVAHINATAKNAADDKLRQSLRRFAETHTAPATVVLVSSDVNFASELSDLRHRHGFQVILVHGSHTSSALLQHAHRHVAFQEITADLPPRMLVKAQPSFNLLYVHNLPVNCDKSLRNAVKLRLRRLSDNCGGKVLGMAQGTAVLRFGSTEAAARARKRMENEDVFGHQISLSFSPRPRDDASPELELQSRSHHLPQTLPHTYQSQDSMFGSPPSISSSFLQLEKPRSPRRQRRATRPCHAPGPVPERPYSPRRGCSGPPGGAPAKPHQELGSLEGKTRMGFHHLEKGRAASSSPHSNGETGALEQLSKPGLTGESMYRRRRDGSYPRSVTESPVEQGDKSSGEFQISIPSAFSKLNLHRSFSPLILSQGSWSSRSVSPCLSSRSSPLLAAPRSMCPEGPPEPFSDGAEVQVANLDYRMSRKDLQQTLHDTFSRYGRVKAVELSPHTDYQLKATIQMLSLQQAISAVSGLHRYKIGGKRIQVSLITGGSSKSLVMLSTEIISILQDAPANCLPLFKFTEIYEKKYSRKLVVGDLYRLSEVVAVREQGGSRLVCLLPSSQIRQSPLGSSQSQEGSSSASGSPVVFEELEYHEPVCREHYTQQDFSEADFDPDSYKIPFVVMSLSALASEVHSLLQSHEGTLPLLSFTDCYAAKFSPLQLGNETLEGGIPLEHLITCVPSITIVTAQNGFKVIKWIHNKPPAPNSETWIQRCKSPVGNPQLIQFSREIIDLLKSQPSCIMPMNKFIPSYHHHFAKQCRVSDYGYSKLLELLEAVPHVLQILGMGTKRLLTLTHRAQVKRFTQDLLKLLKFQASKQVAIKDFMQAYHWCFSRDWRVIDYGICDLMDLLTEIPDTTITITHQDTDTVISVPKRERTVEEMERTRQFGKEVVDLLRHQPHCRMAFSKFIPTYHHHFGRQCKLSYYGFTKLMELFEAIPNILMVLECGEEKVLTLTEVERIKALAAQLVKLLRAQKNSSLPVCQLLTEYSKTFGYGLRLQGYDASSLPALLAKLCHVVKVVDGSGGREVQLINRKSLRSLTSQLLALLMSQEEEHVTRGFKVDELSQHYLTVHGAPLNPCEYGFLSLSELLKSLPYLVELYSEESDDNNKAGNTANGVNEEWVRLTRLYQFARNVRGLLHTYHYNQIFLTEFQGAYNKFTGCSLEPRSYGYTSTDELLSAIPQVVWIKGHGHKRIIVLKNDMKGEARASPSIPNSPQPEENTESPRDSPISNATSGTQSPGGDAAVESELLCLTSAVDLLCGPVPSCLPSPQLHPVPLQETDLIHFEEKIPTVSDEPDAVAVADSTPDPPGPTGGTDDSAVPKPPPPSDMKTPLSMDSPSRRATRSRIKLAANFSFTAGL; encoded by the exons TAGCAGTAGCAGCATCGCTGGTGTTGTCTCACTCTATATGGCCCCAGGCTCTCTGGGAGCacccatcagcagcagcagtattaGTAGGTCTGGCCCTTGCTCTGTAGCCTGCTCTGTAGCCTCATCTGTTCATCAGTATAAACATCACATGAGCTGTGGAAGTGGAGGTGAAGTTCTTGGTCCTTTGCCCACTATTGGTAGCAAACCCCAGCTGCCCTCTTCTGTTGCTACCTCTCAGCCTGTTTCATCACACCCCTAcctctcctgctgctcagggctTCTCCACACCTACCCAGCTGTACCTCTTCCATACAGGCAACCCAGCCTGTTTCCTCCCTCGGCACCTCTGGCTTCCTCCCTCCCCTGTGTTTCCTCTTTACCTGCTCCCTTGCATGGCTCTTGCCTTGCCCCTTCTGGCTTCTACACCTGTGGTGTGGACTGCTGCCCATCAGCCAGAAGATCCCAGAGAAGCACACTTGGTGATCACCCAACCACCACCACTATCACCACTACAACCACCTCAGCACAATTCTGCTCTAATCCTTTGCACCTAAATGTAGAACGCACGGTTTGTGTGAAGGGAGCACACTACTGCCAGGATTGCCTGTTGAAG CCCACGAATGGTCTGGCGTCAGAGTCGGACAAGGTGTGGCCCAATGTTCCTATTCCCCAGACTGCTCCTATCCCTATCCCCATTTGTAATGGCTGTGGCACCTCCTCTGATGGCATGATGCTCATGCCATCGGCCAGCCTTGGCAAGACCAGCCAGAAGTATG GTTCGCCAGAGAATGGTGGTTCTGAGAACATCCCTCCGGTGGGTGTCTTCTGGGACATTGAGAACTGCAGCGTGCCCAGCGGTCGCTCTGCTGGAGCTGTGGTCCAGCGTATTCGCAGCCATTTCTTTCAGGGCCACCGTGAGGCAGAGTTCATTTGCGTCTGTGATATCAGCAAGGAGAGTAAAGCTGTCATCCAAGAGCTCAACAACTGCCAG GTCACTGTTGCACATATCAACGCCACAGCCAAGAATGCTGCAGATGACAAGCTTCGCCAGAGCCTACGACGCTTTGCTGAGACCCACACTGCACCTGCGACTGTTGTATTAGTATCCT CGGATGTGAACTTTGCAAGTGAGCTGAGTGACCTGCGCCATCGCCATGGTTTCCAGGTAATCCTGGTCCATGGCAGCCATACATCTTCAGCCCTACTGCAGCACGCCCACCGCCATGTGGCCTTCCAGGAGATCACAGCTGATCTGCCACCACGTATGCTTGTCAAAGCACAG CCCAGTTTCAACCTCCTCTATGTGCACAACCTCCCTGTCAACTGTGACAAGAGCCTGCGGAACGCTGTGAAGCTCAGGCTGCGCCGCCTGTCAGACAACTGTGGTGGCAAGGTGCTGGGCATGGCCCAGGGCACAGCAGTCCTCCGTTTTGGCAGCACTGAGGCGGCTGCGCGTGCCCGCAAGCGAATGGAGAATGAGGATGTGTTTGGCCACCAAATCAGCCTTTCCTTCTCCCCACGGCCCAGAGACGATGCAAGTCCTGAGCTTGAGCTTCAGTCTCGGTCCCATCACTTGCCTCAGACTCTGCCCCACACATATCAAAGCCAGGATTCAATGTTCGGCTCTCCCCCATCCATATCCTCCTCCTTTCTGCAACTGGAGAAGCCCAGGTCACCCAGGAGGCAACGGCGAGCAACCCGCCCGTGCCACGCCCCTGGCCCAGTGCCCGAAAGGCCCTACAGCCCCAGGAGAGGGTGCAGTGGGCCTCCCGGTGGTGCTCCAGCCAAGCCCCATCAG GAACTGGGTAGTTTGGAGGGCAAGACCAGAATGGGCTTCCACCACCTGGAGAAAGGCCGTGCTGCTTCCTCTTCCCCTCACAGTAATGGTGAGACAGGAGCCCTGGAGCAGCTGTCCAAGCCTGGCCTTACTGGAGAATCTATGTACAGAAGGAG ACGAGATGGCTCCTACCCTCGCAGTGTGACTGAATCCCCTGTAGAACAAGGGGACAAGAGCTCAGGGGAGTTCCAGATTAGCATTCCCTCAGCTTTCAGCAAGTTGAACCTGCACAGGAGCTTCAGTCCCCTCATCCTGTCCCAGGGCTCCTGGTCATCCAG GAGTGTGTCGCCCTGCCTGTCCAGCCGGTCCTCGCCCCTTCTGGCTGCCCCTCGTAGCATGTGTCCGGAAGGTCCTCCTGAGCCTTTCTCAGATGGGGCAGAGGTCCAGGTGGCCAATCTGGACTACAGAATGTCCCGCAAGGATCTGCAGCAGACACTGCATGACACCTTCTCTCGTTATGGGCGG gTGAAAGCTGTGGAGCTTAGCCCCCACACTGACTATCAGTTGAAGGCCACAATCCAGATGTTGTCCCTGCAGCAGGCCATAAGTGCTGTCAGTGGCCTGCACCGCTATAAGATCGGAGGCAAGCGCATTCAGGTGTCTCTGATCACTGGTGGTAGCAGCAAATCCCTTGTCATGCTCAG CACAGAGATCATCAGCATTCTTCAGGATGCGCCCGCAAATTGCCTTCCCCTCTTCAAGTTTACAGAGATCTATGAGAAGAA atATTCGCGTAAACTTGTTGTTGGGGATCTGTACAGGCTATCAGAGGTGGTGGCAGTGCGGGAACAGGGAGGCTCAAGACTTGTGTGCCTACTGCCCAGCAGCCAAATACGTCAGAGTCCACTGGGATCTTCCCAGTCCCAGGAGGGCTCCTCTTCTGCTAGCGGCAGCCCCGTAGTGTTTGAGGAGCTGGAGTACCATGAACCTGTTTGCAGAGAGCACTACACACAGCAGGACTTCAG TGAGGCTGACTTTGACCCTGACTCCTATAAAATACCTTTTGTTGTGATGTCTCTGAGCGCCTTAGCATCTGAGGTCCACAGTCTGTTGCAGTCACATGAGGGGACTCTTCCATTACTCAG TTTTACAGACTGCTATGCAGCGAAATTCAGCCCCCTGCAGCTGGGCAACGAGACACTGGAGGGTGGTATTCCTCTGGAGCATCTCATTACATGTGTTCCCAGTATCACAATAGTCACAGCTCAGAATGGCTTCAAAGTCATCAAGTGGATCCACAACAAACCACCAGCACCAAACTCTG AAACGTGGATTCAGCGCTGCAAGAGTCCGGTTGGCAACCCACAGCTCATCCAATTCAGCCGAGAGATTATTGACCTGTTGAAGAGTCAGCCTTCTTGCATCATGCCAATGAACAAGTTCATACCATCATACCACCATCACTTTGCCAAGCAGTGCCGTGTCTCTGACTATGGCTACTCCAAGCTGCTGGAGCTTCTGGAGGCCGTGCCACATGTTCTGCAG ATCTTGGGTATGGGTACCAAGCGTTTACTGACCCTGACTCATCGTGCTCAAGTGAAGCGCTTCACCCAAGACCTGCTCAAACTGCTTAAATTTCAAGCCAGCAAACAAGTGGCGATCAAGGACTTCATGCAGGCGTACCATTG GTGCTTCTCCAGAGACTGGAGGGTAATCGATTATGGCATATGTGACTTGATGGACCTGCTGACAGAGATCCCTGACACCACCATCACTATTACACATCAGGACACAGACACCGTCATCTCAGTTCCCAAGAGAG AGCGTACTGTGGAGGAAATGGAGCGCACTAGGCAGTTTGGGAAGGAGGTGGTGGACCTTCTTCGTCACCAGCCTCACTGCCGAATGGCCTTCAGTAAGTTCATACCCACCTACCACCATCACTTCGGTCGTCAGTGCAAACTCAGCTACTACGGCTTCACCAAGCTCATGGAGCTCTTCGAGGCAATCCCCAACATACTGATG GTGTTGGAGTGTGGTGAGGAGAAAGTGCTGACTCTGACAGAAGTGGAGCGTATCAAGGCGCTGGCCGCTCAGCTGGTCAAGCTGCTTCGGGCTCAGAAAAACTCCAGTCTTCCTGTCTGCCAGCTGCTCACAGAATACAGCAAGACCTTTGGTTATGGTCTACGCCTGCAGGGCTATGATGCCAGCTCCCTGCCGGCTCTGCTGGCCAAACTCTGCCATGTTGTCAAG GTGGTGGATGGCTCGGGGGGTCGGGAAGTGCAGTTGATCAATAGGAAGTCTTTGCGCTCACTGACCTCCCAGCTACTGGCTCTGCTCATGTCCCAAGAGGAGGAGCACGTCACCAGGGGTTTCAAAGTGGATGAGCTGAGCCAGCATTACCTGACTGTCCATGGAGCCCCTCTCAACCCATGTGAATATGGGTTCCTGTCCCTCAGCGAGTTACTCAAGAGCCTGCCCTACCTTGTGGAG TTGTACAGTGAAGAAAGTGATGACAACAACAAAGCTGGCAACACTGCCAATGGTGTCAATGAGGAGTGGGTGAGGCTGACCAGGCTTTACCAGTTTGCCCGTAACGTACGTGGCCTGCTCCACACCTACCATTACAACCAGATCTTCCTGACTGAGTTCCAGGGGGCTTATAACAAATTTACAGGCTGCAGCCTTGAACCACGTTCCTACGGATACACCAGCACTGATGAGCTGCTCAGCGCCATTCCACAG GTGGTCTGGATCAAAGGGCACGGTCACAAGAGGATTATCGTTTTGAAGAACGATATGAAAGGTGAAG cAAGGGCAAGCCCTTCAATCCCCAACAGCCCCCAGCCAGAAGAGAACACGGAGAGCCCGAGAGACAGCCCGATTAGCAACGCAACATCTGGAACCCAGAGTCCAG GTGGCGATGCAGCGGTAGAATCGGAGCTGCTGTGTCTGACATCAGCAGTAGACCTACTGTGTGGTCCTGTACCATCCTGCCTACCGTCACCTCAGCTCCACCCTGTTCCCCTCCAGGAGACGGACCTGATTCACTTTGAGGAGAAAATTCCAACGG tGAGTGACGAACCTGATGCTGTAGCGGTTGCTGACAGCACACCTGATCCACCTGGGCCAACTGGCGGCACAGACGACTCTGCAGTCCCCAAGCCTCCGCCCCCCTCTGACATGAAGACCCCCTTGTCCATGGACAGTCCCAGCAGAAGAGCCACACGCAGCAGAATTAAGCTAGCTGCCAACTTCTCATTCACAGCAGGTCTCTGA